A portion of the Gemmatimonadota bacterium genome contains these proteins:
- a CDS encoding Gfo/Idh/MocA family oxidoreductase, producing MNNPLNLDPQRRLKFGIIGIGERCWQHIERINNNSDSCQILAICDIRQDRLDYGLKICRGTPITCTDYREMLKHPDLNVVLITTPHNLHEAMTIDALNSGCDVMVEKPMAMNATECDQMNAAARLNNRILMVGEQHRYFALNRKVKALIDVGSIGDVICINAPSFRGPWSDGKRWLNFFTTSGGGLLSESCHDLDAFCWIIGSRPVKVVGFGGIEVFQDQDTLDHAQLLYEFENGVKLSYGFGIFVPGGYRDIGILGSHGRLEYTRYGKKIYQYKYRPGDRQPGKPIVHDLTLEMAETGHAGTNAMYREFITCVRERREPLTAGTVIVDSVRMCTAGQKAIRQGKIINLR from the coding sequence ATGAACAATCCCTTGAATTTAGACCCACAGCGCAGATTGAAATTCGGTATTATCGGGATCGGAGAACGGTGCTGGCAGCACATCGAACGGATCAACAACAACAGCGATTCATGTCAGATCCTGGCGATATGCGATATCCGCCAGGACCGACTCGATTATGGCCTAAAAATCTGTCGCGGCACACCGATAACCTGTACGGATTACCGGGAAATGCTCAAGCACCCAGACCTGAATGTGGTCCTGATCACAACGCCGCACAACCTCCACGAGGCCATGACCATAGACGCCCTCAATTCCGGCTGCGATGTCATGGTAGAAAAACCCATGGCGATGAACGCCACCGAATGCGATCAGATGAATGCGGCGGCCCGTCTCAACAATCGCATTTTAATGGTAGGAGAGCAGCACCGATACTTTGCACTGAACCGTAAAGTAAAAGCGCTTATCGATGTCGGATCAATCGGCGATGTCATCTGTATCAATGCCCCGTCCTTCCGCGGCCCCTGGTCAGATGGCAAACGCTGGTTGAACTTTTTTACAACCTCTGGCGGCGGTCTGCTCTCCGAGTCTTGCCACGACCTGGATGCCTTTTGTTGGATCATTGGATCACGTCCTGTAAAAGTGGTCGGCTTCGGAGGGATTGAAGTCTTTCAAGATCAGGATACGCTTGATCATGCCCAACTACTGTACGAATTTGAAAACGGCGTGAAGCTCTCCTACGGATTCGGTATCTTTGTCCCGGGTGGGTACAGGGATATTGGAATCCTGGGAAGTCACGGACGGCTGGAATACACGCGATATGGAAAGAAGATTTATCAGTATAAATACAGACCGGGTGATCGGCAGCCGGGAAAGCCTATTGTTCACGATCTCACTTTGGAAATGGCGGAAACCGGGCATGCGGGAACAAATGCCATGTACCGGGAATTCATTACCTGCGTTCGAGAACGCCGTGAACCCCTTACTGCCGGCACTGTAATCGTGGATTCTGTTCGCATGTGTACAGCCGGACAGAAGGCGATTCGCCAGGGGAAGATAATTAATTTGAGGTGA
- a CDS encoding sigma-70 family RNA polymerase sigma factor, which produces MGLKYRRPSTVSMETPKTKKLDTLVRAAQLGKSEAFGHIVSRYQSMAYASAYAQTGDFHLAQDAAQEAFIEAFLCLDTLREPAAFPAWFRRFVVKHSDRQLRKSRPLVMDPAEIQTLPSDLPNPEVLFTQQQTRHEVRDAINALPSAQREAIALFYLEGYSQKEIAKFLGVSVGTVGKRLYDARKGLKKRMENMVKETLQQNQPDESFATRVRFFIALKQLQHC; this is translated from the coding sequence ATGGGACTTAAATACAGGAGGCCTTCTACAGTATCTATGGAAACACCAAAGACAAAAAAGTTAGACACCCTGGTTCGAGCAGCTCAGTTGGGCAAAAGCGAAGCTTTCGGGCATATTGTTTCTCGTTACCAGAGCATGGCATATGCCAGCGCTTATGCTCAGACCGGCGATTTTCACCTGGCTCAGGATGCCGCACAGGAAGCTTTTATTGAGGCTTTTCTCTGCCTGGATACTTTGCGAGAACCCGCTGCGTTTCCGGCCTGGTTTCGCCGCTTTGTGGTTAAACACAGCGACCGCCAACTGCGCAAGTCGCGGCCTCTGGTGATGGATCCAGCAGAGATTCAAACCCTGCCTTCAGATCTGCCCAATCCAGAGGTGCTTTTCACCCAACAGCAAACTCGACATGAAGTGCGAGACGCCATTAATGCTTTGCCGAGCGCACAACGCGAAGCCATTGCCCTCTTCTACCTGGAGGGGTATTCACAAAAGGAAATCGCGAAGTTCTTGGGTGTGTCGGTCGGAACCGTTGGGAAACGACTTTACGATGCCCGTAAAGGGCTAAAAAAAAGGATGGAGAACATGGTCAAAGAAACACTGCAACAAAACCAACCAGACGAATCGTTTGCTACGAGAGTGCGATTCTTTATCGCTTTGAAACAGCTTCAACATTGTTAG
- a CDS encoding sulfatase-like hydrolase/transferase: MGRIHMAQERPHILILTADQLRADSMGCAGHPRVKTPVIDSLANDGMRFSNCHTVSPVCQPSRVSFITGTYPHNHGIWYNRGELPINYPTLFSQLRDAGYHTATVGKSHLWSHRKVSHLREGEPYMQALGFDVIDELGGPRGSLNSDSYFTDYLREKDLFELFVSDTRERVRDPKLVKPAVFEEDDHMDGYVGRRSVEFVDSAPGDRPTCLFVNFPGPHDPWDAPGKYATMYDPADSPPAIGVPPRPATLPDEVAQKEDFKTEPGLTAEIAAAIRANYDGKITFVDHWCGEILAAYERRGWLDDLCVVFWSDHGEMTGDHGRVFKRTFHESALRVPLILRWPGRLPSGTVCDALVETIDVGPALLEALGLDQLQMSLGQSLGHLFAEPTAHHRTEVLSEIFYGGSRNTMVKTERHKYVMDQHGRGYMLYDMQQDPDEQHNLIGDPEHRDTENEMRDTLLRRLAASAFVMDSVNL, from the coding sequence ATGGGAAGAATACATATGGCACAAGAACGACCACACATACTCATTCTCACGGCGGACCAGCTACGGGCGGATTCTATGGGCTGCGCCGGTCATCCGCGGGTCAAAACGCCGGTCATCGACTCGCTTGCCAACGACGGCATGCGGTTCAGCAATTGCCACACCGTGTCGCCGGTCTGCCAGCCGTCGCGCGTGTCGTTCATCACTGGCACCTATCCTCACAACCACGGCATCTGGTACAACCGCGGCGAACTGCCGATCAACTACCCGACGCTATTCTCCCAATTGCGAGACGCTGGCTACCACACGGCAACCGTGGGCAAGTCGCACCTCTGGAGCCACAGAAAGGTGTCTCATTTGCGCGAAGGCGAGCCGTATATGCAAGCGCTCGGCTTTGACGTCATCGACGAACTCGGGGGACCGCGGGGGAGTCTTAACTCGGACTCGTACTTCACCGACTACCTGCGCGAGAAGGATCTGTTCGAGCTCTTCGTCAGCGATACGCGCGAACGGGTTCGCGACCCAAAGCTCGTCAAACCGGCGGTGTTTGAGGAGGACGACCACATGGACGGGTACGTGGGCAGGCGCTCGGTCGAGTTCGTCGATTCTGCGCCCGGGGACCGTCCGACCTGTCTGTTCGTCAACTTCCCCGGACCTCACGACCCCTGGGACGCGCCGGGGAAGTACGCCACTATGTATGATCCGGCTGATTCGCCGCCCGCCATCGGCGTGCCGCCGCGACCCGCCACGCTTCCCGACGAAGTCGCTCAGAAGGAGGACTTCAAGACGGAGCCGGGTCTGACCGCTGAAATCGCCGCCGCGATCCGGGCAAATTACGATGGCAAGATCACATTTGTCGATCACTGGTGCGGTGAGATCCTTGCGGCATATGAACGGCGCGGCTGGCTCGATGATCTCTGTGTCGTGTTCTGGTCCGATCACGGCGAAATGACCGGCGATCACGGCAGGGTGTTCAAACGCACCTTTCACGAATCTGCGTTGCGAGTCCCCCTGATCCTGCGCTGGCCCGGACGGCTACCGTCCGGTACCGTATGCGATGCGCTGGTGGAAACCATCGACGTCGGCCCTGCCTTGCTGGAAGCCCTGGGGCTCGACCAGTTGCAGATGTCCCTTGGGCAGTCGCTGGGGCATTTGTTCGCGGAGCCGACCGCGCACCACCGCACCGAGGTACTGTCAGAGATTTTCTACGGCGGTTCGCGCAATACGATGGTGAAAACCGAACGCCACAAGTACGTCATGGATCAGCACGGCAGGGGGTACATGCTGTACGATATGCAGCAGGACCCGGATGAGCAGCACAATCTGATCGGCGATCCCGAGCATCGGGATACGGAGAACGAGATGCGGGACACACTGCTTCGCCGCCTCGCGGCCAGCGCGTTTGTCATGGACAGCGTGAACCTTTGA